TAATGATTGCATCTGAAAACTGAATAGATAGTCGTCATCGCGCAGTAAATCGGCAACTAAATGCTTGACAGCACGAAAAATATAGCTGGTGATCAAAAAGGCATCTTTGGGGCCACGCCGCCGCATCGCCAAATCGCCAGCATATTGGCGTAATGTCCACCAGCCGTTTAATGCAACCAGTGCAGGCTTGCGCCGAATGATGGGAATTAAATCGATCTCACGGAGTTCATTTTCAGGGAATTGAGCACGCAGCGCTTCGGCGGTTCGCACATTCGCCAACGGCCAGCGCCCCTTACGAATAAAAGCAATTTTGGGAGCCACACGCACCTCCAGCACAGATCACGACCGACAGTAACTCATGGCTACTGTCGGTCTGAATTGAGGATTTTATTGGAAAAAGCAGCTATTGATTTGGATTAATCACGGTTACATTATAGGTGAAGGAGCGGGTTTGCGAATTGACCACAACATTGCTGATTGTGATGGTATAAGTTGTATCGGCGCTTGGCTGCGCCCAACTTGAGCTATGGTTGTAGCCTTGGGGAATCCAAACGATCGTATTTTCGCCCATATTAAAAGCAACTGTCTCTTTGGTAACCGGAATCGTGGTGTTGCCTTGGCGCATCGTAACAGTTGCATTCGTAAAGTTGCCATTATGCAACGAGAATGACCAACGCCCAAAGACCACTTGGTAGGGTACGAAACCTTCGGGTGGCCATGGCACATATTCGGTGCGGGTGGCAGGTCTGGCCGTGCCAAAATCACTGGTGATCACGTAGAGTGCATTTGAGCCAGCATAGCCGCTACGGCTGGGTACATCGCCAGTCCCAATAGATTTATTTTGCGGGTATAGAATCCAGCGGCGGTGGCCAGCGGCACTATTGCCAGCCCCAGGATCAAGCATATAGCCCGTAATTGCACCTGGCCCAATTTGACCCAAATAGAGATTCGATTTGCCAGCGGCGGTTTTGCCAGCGGCGGTGTAGCACGCCCATGACGTTGGCGGGCTATGGCTCAGGCTATTGTTGCGGCTCATCATCAAGGCCGCTTGTTGGGCTTGGCTATTGTAGCTCTCGTTGAGGGTGACTGCGGCCATGCCCGCCATTTTACGAAAATAATTAACTCGCAACAGAATTGCATCGCGATAGGCTTGACTGGTTGTGCCAG
The DNA window shown above is from Chloroflexota bacterium and carries:
- a CDS encoding CAP domain-containing protein, whose translation is MQVASPWRRSRWISLVVTSLLVFGLVAPLAAQEPQAIAGGSMNYLPAVMSNPELDINNRQSVVNFYTNFYLPSEGVTDGWTGSQASCNAGTTSQAYRDAILLRVNYFRKMAGMAAVTLNESYNSQAQQAALMMSRNNSLSHSPPTSWACYTAAGKTAAGKSNLYLGQIGPGAITGYMLDPGAGNSAAGHRRWILYPQNKSIGTGDVPSRSGYAGSNALYVITSDFGTARPATRTEYVPWPPEGFVPYQVVFGRWSFSLHNGNFTNATVTMRQGNTTIPVTKETVAFNMGENTIVWIPQGYNHSSSWAQPSADTTYTITISNVVVNSQTRSFTYNVTVINPNQ